A part of Salvelinus alpinus chromosome 5, SLU_Salpinus.1, whole genome shotgun sequence genomic DNA contains:
- the LOC139574995 gene encoding BBSome complex member BBS4-like isoform X2 translates to MADESVAGASLLKLPVAPETKKRQAPKAPELPILERRNWLIHLHYIRKDYETCKAMIKEQLQETQGMCEYAIYVQALILRLEGQIQPSLELFQSCAILNPTSPDNLKQVARSLFLLGKHKAAIEVYHEAGKLNEKDWEINHNLGVCYSFIKDFQNSEEQLNAALQLKKHDRTFMTLGKVHLLAGDTDKAIEVYKSAVEFSPENAELLTTLGLLYLQLGKYQKAFEHLGNALTYDPNNYKAILAAGSMMQTHGDFDVAMNKYRVAACMVPESPPLWNNIGMCFFGKKKYVAAISCLKRAHYLSPFDWKVLYNLGLVHLTMQQYASAFHFLSAATNLQPRLGELYMLLAVALTNLEDVDNARRSYEQAVALDQSNPLVNLNFAILLYNHGDKKGALQQYQEMESKVNILKDSNTEFDPELMDMAQKMAAALQVGESLEWTKPVKDPKSKQRSAGAPSKTPGSSQQPLGTNQALEQAMSSAAGYNKSITLPTGVSPHSQPTPPSLALEEEPDVETTPTSRAPQPDESDPSTTLPPLAAKPKVKKSKLKQELN, encoded by the exons GCAATGATCAAAGAGCAGCTACAGGAGACCCAGGGAATGTGTGAATATGCCATATACGTACAAG CGCTAATCTTGCGTCTGGAGGGGCAGATCCAGCCATCCCTGGAGCTGTTCCAGAGTTGTGCCATCCTCAATCCCACCAGCCCCGACAACCTCAAACAAGTGGCCCGATCGCT TTTTCTGCTGGGGAAACACAAGGCAGCCATTGAGGTTTATCATGAAGCTGGGAAGCTCAATGAAAAAGACTGG GAGATCAACCATAATCTGGGTGTATGCTATTCCTTCATAAAAGACTTCCAAAAT tctgaagagcagttgAATGCAGCCTTGCAGTTGAAAAAACACGACAGGACATTCATGACACTGGGAAAGGTCCATTTGTTGGCGGGAGACACGGACAAAGCCATCGAAGTGTACAAAAGTGCAGTGGA GTTCTCTCCAGAGAATGCAGAGTTGCTGACCACTCTGGGGCTCCTGTATCTGCAG TTGGGAAAATACCAAAAAGCATTTGAACATCTCGGGAATGCACTTACTTATGACCCTAATAACTATAAG GCCATCCTGGCAGCAGGCAGTATGATGCAGACCCATGGGGACTTTGATGTGGCCATGAACAAGTACCGCGTGGCAGCGTGCATGGTCCCCGAGAGCCCCCCGCTTTGGAACAACATCGGCATGTGCTTCTTTGGCAAGAAGAAATATGTAGCA GCCATCAGCTGTCTGAAGCGGGCCCACTACCTGTCTCCGTTTGACTGGAAGGTGCTGTACAATCTGGGCCTGGTGCACCTCACCATGCAGCAGTATGCCTCTGCCTTCCACTTCCTCAGCGCTGCCACCAACCTGCAGCCCCGCCTGGGAGAACTCTACATGCTACTAGCAG TTGCACTGACCAATCTGGAGGACGTGGACAATGCCAGGAGATCCTATGAACAAGCTGTGGCTTTAGACCA GTCCAACCCTCTGGTCAACCTGAACTTTGCCATTCTGCTGTACAACCACGGGGACAAGAAGGGAGCCCTGCAACAGTACCAGGAGATGGAAAGTAAAGTCAACATACTGAAGGACAGCAACACTGAGTTTGACCCTGAG CTAATGGACATGGCTCAGAAGATGGCTGCTGCCTTGCAGGTGGGAGAGAGCCTGGAGTGGACCAAGCCGGTCAAAGACCCCAAGTCTAAGCAGCGCTCGGCTGGGGCCCCCAGTAAAACCCCTGGCAGCTCCCAGCAGCCCCTAGGCACCAACCAGGCCCTGGAGCAGGCCATGTCCTCCGCCGCAGGCTACAACAAGAGCATCACACTCCCCACAG GAGTGTCCCCCCACAGCCAGCCCACACCCCCCTCCCTGGCCTTGGAGGAGGAGCCTGATGTGGAGACCACCCCCACCTCCCGAGCCCCTCAGCCAGACGAGTCAGACCCCTCCACCACCCTGCCCCCTCTGGCAGCCAAGCCCAAAGTCAAGAAGAGCAAGTTGAAGCAAGAGCTGAACTAG
- the LOC139574995 gene encoding BBSome complex member BBS4-like isoform X4: MKVLLEPAFLSSQWPLRRRNARLQKAMIKEQLQETQGMCEYAIYVQALILRLEGQIQPSLELFQSCAILNPTSPDNLKQVARSLFLLGKHKAAIEVYHEAGKLNEKDWEINHNLGVCYSFIKDFQNSEEQLNAALQLKKHDRTFMTLGKVHLLAGDTDKAIEVYKSAVEFSPENAELLTTLGLLYLQLGKYQKAFEHLGNALTYDPNNYKAILAAGSMMQTHGDFDVAMNKYRVAACMVPESPPLWNNIGMCFFGKKKYVAAISCLKRAHYLSPFDWKVLYNLGLVHLTMQQYASAFHFLSAATNLQPRLGELYMLLAVALTNLEDVDNARRSYEQAVALDQSNPLVNLNFAILLYNHGDKKGALQQYQEMESKVNILKDSNTEFDPELMDMAQKMAAALQVGESLEWTKPVKDPKSKQRSAGAPSKTPGSSQQPLGTNQALEQAMSSAAGYNKSITLPTGVSPHSQPTPPSLALEEEPDVETTPTSRAPQPDESDPSTTLPPLAAKPKVKKSKLKQELN; the protein is encoded by the exons GCAATGATCAAAGAGCAGCTACAGGAGACCCAGGGAATGTGTGAATATGCCATATACGTACAAG CGCTAATCTTGCGTCTGGAGGGGCAGATCCAGCCATCCCTGGAGCTGTTCCAGAGTTGTGCCATCCTCAATCCCACCAGCCCCGACAACCTCAAACAAGTGGCCCGATCGCT TTTTCTGCTGGGGAAACACAAGGCAGCCATTGAGGTTTATCATGAAGCTGGGAAGCTCAATGAAAAAGACTGG GAGATCAACCATAATCTGGGTGTATGCTATTCCTTCATAAAAGACTTCCAAAAT tctgaagagcagttgAATGCAGCCTTGCAGTTGAAAAAACACGACAGGACATTCATGACACTGGGAAAGGTCCATTTGTTGGCGGGAGACACGGACAAAGCCATCGAAGTGTACAAAAGTGCAGTGGA GTTCTCTCCAGAGAATGCAGAGTTGCTGACCACTCTGGGGCTCCTGTATCTGCAG TTGGGAAAATACCAAAAAGCATTTGAACATCTCGGGAATGCACTTACTTATGACCCTAATAACTATAAG GCCATCCTGGCAGCAGGCAGTATGATGCAGACCCATGGGGACTTTGATGTGGCCATGAACAAGTACCGCGTGGCAGCGTGCATGGTCCCCGAGAGCCCCCCGCTTTGGAACAACATCGGCATGTGCTTCTTTGGCAAGAAGAAATATGTAGCA GCCATCAGCTGTCTGAAGCGGGCCCACTACCTGTCTCCGTTTGACTGGAAGGTGCTGTACAATCTGGGCCTGGTGCACCTCACCATGCAGCAGTATGCCTCTGCCTTCCACTTCCTCAGCGCTGCCACCAACCTGCAGCCCCGCCTGGGAGAACTCTACATGCTACTAGCAG TTGCACTGACCAATCTGGAGGACGTGGACAATGCCAGGAGATCCTATGAACAAGCTGTGGCTTTAGACCA GTCCAACCCTCTGGTCAACCTGAACTTTGCCATTCTGCTGTACAACCACGGGGACAAGAAGGGAGCCCTGCAACAGTACCAGGAGATGGAAAGTAAAGTCAACATACTGAAGGACAGCAACACTGAGTTTGACCCTGAG CTAATGGACATGGCTCAGAAGATGGCTGCTGCCTTGCAGGTGGGAGAGAGCCTGGAGTGGACCAAGCCGGTCAAAGACCCCAAGTCTAAGCAGCGCTCGGCTGGGGCCCCCAGTAAAACCCCTGGCAGCTCCCAGCAGCCCCTAGGCACCAACCAGGCCCTGGAGCAGGCCATGTCCTCCGCCGCAGGCTACAACAAGAGCATCACACTCCCCACAG GAGTGTCCCCCCACAGCCAGCCCACACCCCCCTCCCTGGCCTTGGAGGAGGAGCCTGATGTGGAGACCACCCCCACCTCCCGAGCCCCTCAGCCAGACGAGTCAGACCCCTCCACCACCCTGCCCCCTCTGGCAGCCAAGCCCAAAGTCAAGAAGAGCAAGTTGAAGCAAGAGCTGAACTAG
- the LOC139574995 gene encoding BBSome complex member BBS4-like isoform X3, with amino-acid sequence MLPVAPETKKRQAPKAPELPILERRNWLIHLHYIRKDYETCKAMIKEQLQETQGMCEYAIYVQALILRLEGQIQPSLELFQSCAILNPTSPDNLKQVARSLFLLGKHKAAIEVYHEAGKLNEKDWEINHNLGVCYSFIKDFQNSEEQLNAALQLKKHDRTFMTLGKVHLLAGDTDKAIEVYKSAVEFSPENAELLTTLGLLYLQLGKYQKAFEHLGNALTYDPNNYKAILAAGSMMQTHGDFDVAMNKYRVAACMVPESPPLWNNIGMCFFGKKKYVAAISCLKRAHYLSPFDWKVLYNLGLVHLTMQQYASAFHFLSAATNLQPRLGELYMLLAVALTNLEDVDNARRSYEQAVALDQSNPLVNLNFAILLYNHGDKKGALQQYQEMESKVNILKDSNTEFDPELMDMAQKMAAALQVGESLEWTKPVKDPKSKQRSAGAPSKTPGSSQQPLGTNQALEQAMSSAAGYNKSITLPTGVSPHSQPTPPSLALEEEPDVETTPTSRAPQPDESDPSTTLPPLAAKPKVKKSKLKQELN; translated from the exons GCAATGATCAAAGAGCAGCTACAGGAGACCCAGGGAATGTGTGAATATGCCATATACGTACAAG CGCTAATCTTGCGTCTGGAGGGGCAGATCCAGCCATCCCTGGAGCTGTTCCAGAGTTGTGCCATCCTCAATCCCACCAGCCCCGACAACCTCAAACAAGTGGCCCGATCGCT TTTTCTGCTGGGGAAACACAAGGCAGCCATTGAGGTTTATCATGAAGCTGGGAAGCTCAATGAAAAAGACTGG GAGATCAACCATAATCTGGGTGTATGCTATTCCTTCATAAAAGACTTCCAAAAT tctgaagagcagttgAATGCAGCCTTGCAGTTGAAAAAACACGACAGGACATTCATGACACTGGGAAAGGTCCATTTGTTGGCGGGAGACACGGACAAAGCCATCGAAGTGTACAAAAGTGCAGTGGA GTTCTCTCCAGAGAATGCAGAGTTGCTGACCACTCTGGGGCTCCTGTATCTGCAG TTGGGAAAATACCAAAAAGCATTTGAACATCTCGGGAATGCACTTACTTATGACCCTAATAACTATAAG GCCATCCTGGCAGCAGGCAGTATGATGCAGACCCATGGGGACTTTGATGTGGCCATGAACAAGTACCGCGTGGCAGCGTGCATGGTCCCCGAGAGCCCCCCGCTTTGGAACAACATCGGCATGTGCTTCTTTGGCAAGAAGAAATATGTAGCA GCCATCAGCTGTCTGAAGCGGGCCCACTACCTGTCTCCGTTTGACTGGAAGGTGCTGTACAATCTGGGCCTGGTGCACCTCACCATGCAGCAGTATGCCTCTGCCTTCCACTTCCTCAGCGCTGCCACCAACCTGCAGCCCCGCCTGGGAGAACTCTACATGCTACTAGCAG TTGCACTGACCAATCTGGAGGACGTGGACAATGCCAGGAGATCCTATGAACAAGCTGTGGCTTTAGACCA GTCCAACCCTCTGGTCAACCTGAACTTTGCCATTCTGCTGTACAACCACGGGGACAAGAAGGGAGCCCTGCAACAGTACCAGGAGATGGAAAGTAAAGTCAACATACTGAAGGACAGCAACACTGAGTTTGACCCTGAG CTAATGGACATGGCTCAGAAGATGGCTGCTGCCTTGCAGGTGGGAGAGAGCCTGGAGTGGACCAAGCCGGTCAAAGACCCCAAGTCTAAGCAGCGCTCGGCTGGGGCCCCCAGTAAAACCCCTGGCAGCTCCCAGCAGCCCCTAGGCACCAACCAGGCCCTGGAGCAGGCCATGTCCTCCGCCGCAGGCTACAACAAGAGCATCACACTCCCCACAG GAGTGTCCCCCCACAGCCAGCCCACACCCCCCTCCCTGGCCTTGGAGGAGGAGCCTGATGTGGAGACCACCCCCACCTCCCGAGCCCCTCAGCCAGACGAGTCAGACCCCTCCACCACCCTGCCCCCTCTGGCAGCCAAGCCCAAAGTCAAGAAGAGCAAGTTGAAGCAAGAGCTGAACTAG